CCCCCTCGGCCGTCTGGACTGGGGCCTGTTGTCGAACTCGACAATGAAGAAGTAGAACTGCCAGCCCAGCCTCTTGGAGGTGCTTTCCAGCTCTACCCCAACGGCATCCAAGCACTGTGTCTTCACCGGAGCTTCTTCATGTCCGGCTGGTCCTATGACCATACAAGGGACTTGGCTCGTATAATGCCGTCCCTGCGGTTTTTCAAGTTCGACGGTGGTTTATTCCCATGGCATTCATGGGAAGGCCAGGCATGGGAAGGCCAAGTGCTCGAGACTCTGCGATACGCAAAAAGACTAGAGGTCCTGAGTATTCAGTCTGTAACGCAGGTCTTGCGAAACTGCATAAAATACCTTCCTCGGGATATTCCTCTGCGTCACCTCGAGATCAGCCAGGTAATACTTCCACCTTCTGACCTAGTCTCAATCGCCAGGTTTGCGCACTCCTTGGAGGTCCTTGAAATTCACGCAGTCGAGATAACTGACGGGACCTGGGAGGAAGTGTTCAACTCACTGTGTGCCCTTCGCAGGCTTACTGTCTTTAGAGGGAAAATGTTTGTATACAAAGTAAATGTATTCCCCGATCACGAGGCAGACTCTGCCAGACAGGTAGCTGCATTTAACCGCTTCATGAAGCAGGTACTCGTGAATAGGGACCGTTTGGGTATTAACGCGACATATCAGGGTTCCAGTCTGCTTGCAGCTCGGAGGGGTGGTCGTTGCACTTTGGGTGAAACCCCACTGTGCTGGTGACATTGATGCGCCCTACATGTTATGTTACTTAAAAGTGAAGTTATAATATGCAAGTtacagcatcaacatcgaATTAATCTAGATTACACCAAATACCTATCATAGAACTGGAGCACCCTCGTCCATAAATCAAGTAGATGCCTCCGGTCCCTAATAACATGTTTCTCTTTGGGATACAACACCATCTGGACAGGTCCATTCCACCGCTGCTTCTCCCGCCAGAACGCCAACGGCCCAGACACAGGGACCTGATCGTCCTCGCGCCcatggaggatgagaagcgGCGTCTTCCGCTTCTCCGCGCCGCTCTTCCCATCCGACACCGCATCAGAAGTAGAAGTAGTAGAAGTCGAGATAGAACGGGCATATCCACGCGGCGACGAAGACAAACTCGGAATATCCGGCGCGGGCCAAAAGGGGTCACTATTCGCATTGACGAAATCCCAATCCacaacgccgccgccacAAACGGCTGCGCGGAAACTGAACTCGTTTCGGATCACCGCGAGTGAGGTTAGGAATCCCCCGTCTGACCAGCCGCTTATCGTCACGCGGGACTCGTCGACGAGGTTCTCTAATACGGCTTTTTTGAGGATCGCGATTAGGTCGGCGTAGCGTTCGCCGATTCCGCCTCCGCTGCCGGTTGTTCGGAGGTTTGGACATAGCACTGCATAGCCGGCTGCTGTTAGATGCGCTACATCTAGATGGGGGCCCatggagaaagaggggaggGTTGGATGGCTTCGAAGCAGCACGACTGTTGGCGGGAGACGGCGGGATATCGTTACTGATGGCCTCGGGGTGAAGAGCCACCCGTCGCATTCCCACCCGTCTGAACCAGTCGTTGAGATCCGCTTTGACCGGAACCCGTCGAAGGTGGAGTTGTGCGATGAGAGCTTGACCAGGCTGCTGCCGCCTgtcttgttggtggttaCAGACCATACCTCGTTCGCGACCTGGGGGCTGCTGCGCGCGATGGCGAGTGTGAAGTCGTCTGAGGATGGCCTGCGGAATGCGTCAAAGGATGTGATTTCGTATTcggatttgaagaagctggggaaTGGCCAGGAGGTGCTCTCGACCCCGAGTGCGTGCGCGGCTTCGTTGTTAGGGTTCTGGATGCGGGCGATGACCGAGTCTCGAGCGCGGTGGAGAGAGATGGCTTCTCCATCCCAGCCAAAGTAGCTGCCATACTGCTTGGACTTGATCCGTGCTTCGTAGACAGCAGGCTGGGTGTAGGGAGGCGTAGGACGAGCGATGAAATGTAGCTTGTCTCGTTCAGTCCAGACCAGTGATGTGACGGGCCCTTTTGCCTTGATGAACGTCCTTCTGGAGCCGCTGTCAACAGACGCAATTTCAATCCGGCTACTACTGAATTGAGACTCGGAGACTGCTCCTGATACGGTGTAGGCGATCTCCAAAGATGTCGGACTCCATGAGAACAAGTCCACGTTGTGGTCTGCTGGGGTCAATGTGCGGACGCTCCTCCTCTCAACTTCGACAATGCGCAGACGCTGActgctgctttcttcttcctctcctccaaagACCACTGGATTGTCCGTGTCGTCCTCTCCAgcgtcatcgccatctccatctccatccgtACTTGCGAAAGCGATGAACCTCCCGTCACCACTCCACTCAAACTCCTTCACCCCCTGAACACCCTCAGCAACCGGATACGCCTCGCCAAACCCTCCAAGAGCGAGCAAGTAAATCACACCTCCTCGTCCCCTTCCAGCCCTATCCGACAAGAACGCGATATACCGACCATCCGGCGACCACCTCGGCTTTTCATCCCTGAAGAGCCCCGACGTAATCTGACGAGCCGAATGGTTCACACCAACATCTGCAATCCAAAGCGACGACGTAGCAGCCCTCTCCTTGCGCGAGAACGCCTCAAGCGCATATACGACTTTGGACCCGTCCGGGGAAATGTGTAGGTCTTTGGGCAGTTTGAGGTCCGCGAGGGCCGACAATGCGGCTGCTTGGCGTGGGTTCGATATTGAAGGCATTTTCCCAGTCTAGCAGCGTAGTTTCACTTGCTGAGATAGAAAAGGGGTTTGTGATGGTTGGAGATGTTGGGGCTTTATGTGAACGTGCGGGGACTGATGGCGTGAGATGACACCATCGTCTGCCATTCGTGATCCCTGCATAGATAAGCATTGCACTATGCCTAGATGATAAACTATgctagttaattag
This region of Aspergillus puulaauensis MK2 DNA, chromosome 5, nearly complete sequence genomic DNA includes:
- a CDS encoding S9 family peptidase (COG:O;~EggNog:ENOG410PWA7;~InterPro:IPR001375,IPR029058,IPR011042,IPR011659;~MEROPS:MER0000408;~PFAM:PF00326,PF07676;~go_function: GO:0008236 - serine-type peptidase activity [Evidence IEA];~go_process: GO:0006508 - proteolysis [Evidence IEA]), with protein sequence MPSISNPRQAAALSALADLKLPKDLHISPDGSKVVYALEAFSRKERAATSSLWIADVGVNHSARQITSGLFRDEKPRWSPDGRYIAFLSDRAGRGRGGVIYLLALGGFGEAYPVAEGVQGVKEFEWSGDGRFIAFASTDGDGDGDDAGEDDTDNPVVFGGEEEESSSQRLRIVEVERRSVRTLTPADHNVDLFSWSPTSLEIAYTVSGAVSESQFSSSRIEIASVDSGSRRTFIKAKGPVTSLVWTERDKLHFIARPTPPYTQPAVYEARIKSKQYGSYFGWDGEAISLHRARDSVIARIQNPNNEAAHALGVESTSWPFPSFFKSEYEITSFDAFRRPSSDDFTLAIARSSPQVANEVWSVTTNKTGGSSLVKLSSHNSTFDGFRSKRISTTGSDGWECDGWLFTPRPSVTISRRLPPTVVLLRSHPTLPSFSMGPHLDVAHLTAAGYAVLCPNLRTTGSGGGIGERYADLIAILKKAVLENLVDESRVTISGWSDGGFLTSLAVIRNEFSFRAAVCGGGVVDWDFVNANSDPFWPAPDIPSLSSSPRGYARSISTSTTSTSDAVSDGKSGAEKRKTPLLILHGREDDQVPVSGPLAFWREKQRWNGPVQMVLYPKEKHVIRDRRHLLDLWTRVLQFYDRYLV